The following coding sequences lie in one Oryza brachyantha chromosome 10, ObraRS2, whole genome shotgun sequence genomic window:
- the LOC102700830 gene encoding disease resistance protein RPM1-like, which yields MAEGVVGSLILKLGDALGNESGQLGSSLLVYEATALKGLFGEIRMIKEELESMQAFFCTAERFKDTDETTVAFVKQIRGLAFDIEDVIDEFTYKLGEDREGMFLLKAIRRIRQIKTWYRLANSLQEIKVNLKSAAERRCRYDLKGVRRDKKLMRLGSLNQRSTESVHFKRAADLVGIAEDTQLLMDWLKDEEQQHMIITVWGMGGVGKTTLVAHVYSAIKTDFDTCAWITVSHSYEADDLLKQIVVEFRKNDHKKEFPKDVDVTDYRSLVETIRRYLEKKRYVLVLDDVWSVNVWFDIKDAFSHGKQGRIMFTSRIYEVALLAPESQKINLQPLQNHYAWDLFCKEAFWKNENRSCPVELHPWAQKFVDKCKGLPIAIVCIGRLLSFKSANLLEWENVYRNLEMQFTNNYILDMNIILKVSLEDLPHNMKNCFLYCSMFPENYLMQRKWLVRLWIAEGFIEESEHKTLEEVAEDYLTELINRCLLVEVKRNESGYIDDFQMHDIFRVLALNKAREENFCVVLDYSKTHLIGKARRLSMQRGDISQIADNVPHLRSLLVFHNSLSFNSLRSFSRSVKLLSVLNLQDSSIESLPNDVFDLFNLRFLGLRRTNITYISRSIGRLQNLLVLDAWKSKIMILPEEIIRLSKLTHLIVTVKPVITSMNFVPSVGIPAPTGLWSLACLQTLLLMEASSEMVFYLGILVNLRSFRISKVQGRHCSKLFFAITNMVHLIRLGIHANDKQEVLQLEALKPPPLLQKLILQGTLDKESLPQFFMSISKLKSLTILRLVWSKLDEEDFYYLEELQQLVKLQLYDAYNGKRLFFQATSFPKLRILKIWGAPHLSLIKIESGAMSSLADLKLLLCPELKLLPRGIEHVATLEEMTLDSTAEELVGRVRKKNEAKISHVKRVYVGFIRNGELAAERIQ from the coding sequence ATGGCGGAGGGTGTCGTCGGTTCGTTAATCTTGAAGCTCGGTGATGCCCTGGGAAATGAATCTGGCCAGCTGGGGTCGTCGTTGCTCGTTTATGAGGCAACTGCTCTGAAAGGCTTGTTTGGTGAGATACGGATGATCAAGGAGGAGCTGGAGAGCATGCAGGCCTTCTTCTGTACTGCTGAGAGGTTCAAGGATACTGATGAGACAACCGTTGCATTTGTGAAGCAAATCAGGGGTCTTGCTTTCGACATCGAGGATGTTATTGATGAGTTCACCTACAAGCTGGGAGAGGATCGCGAAGGCATGTTCCTACTGAAAGCAATCAGGAGGATCAGACAAATCAAGACATGGTATCGGCTGGCCAACAGTCTGCAGGAAATCAAGGTTAACCTCAAGAGTGCTGCAGAGAGGAGGTGCAGATATGACCTGAAGGGCGTTCGAAGGGACAAGAAACTGATGCGGTTAGGGAGCCTGAATCAAAGATCTACAGAATCAGTACATTTTAAGAGGGCAGCTGATCTGGTGGGGATTGCTGAGGATACACAACTTTTGATGGATTGGTTGAAGGATgaggagcagcagcatatGATAATTACTGTATGGGGCATGGGTGGTGTTGGTAAGACGACACTTGTTGCTCATGTTTACAGTGCTATCAAAACTGACTTTGATACTTGTGCTTGGATCACTGTGTCTCATAGCTATGAAGCTGATGATTTGTTGAAACAAATTGTCGTGGAGTTCCGGAAGAACGACCACAAGAAGGAGTTCCCCAAGGATGTTGATGTCACGGATTATAGAAGTCTGGTAGAGACAATCCGACGTTATCTGGAGAAGAAAAGGTATGTTCTTGTTTTAGATGATGTGTGGAGTGTGAATGTTTGGTTTGATATCAAAGATGCATTTTCTCATGGGAAACAAGGGCGGATAATGTTTACATCTAGAATATATGAGGTTGCTCTACTTGCTCCTGAAAGCCAAAAGATCAACCTGCAACCCTTGCAAAATCACTATGCTTGGGACCTTTTTTGTAAAGAGGCATTTTGGAAGAATGAAAATAGGAGTTGCCCAGTAGAATTGCACCCCTGGGCCCAAAAGTTTGTTGATAAGTGCAAGGGCTTGCCAATTGCTATTGTGTGCATAGGGCGCCTTCTGTCATTCAAGAGTGCGAATTTATTGGAGTGGGAGAATGTGTacagaaatcttgagatgcaGTTTACCAACAATTACATCCTAGATATGAACATAATCCTGAAGGTTAGTTTGGAAGACTTGCCACACAATATGAAGAATTGCTTCCTCTATTGCTCCATGTTCCCAGAAAATTATCTGATGCAAAGGAAGTGGTTGGTACGGCTTTGGATTGCAGAAGGATTTATTGAAGAGAGTGAGCATAAGACACTGGAAGAGGTGGCAGAAGATTACTTGACCGAACTCATTAACCGTTGTCTATTAGTGGAGGTTAAGAGGAATGAATCTGGATACATTGACGATTTCCAAATGCACGATATCTTTCGTGTTTTAGCTCTCAACAAGGCTCGCGAAGAGAACTTCTGTGTTGTCCTCGATTACTCAAAGACTCATCTTATTGGCAAAGCACGCCGCTTGTCAATGCAAAGGGGGGATATTTCACAGATAGCAGACAATGTGCCACATCTGCGCTCATTGCTTGTTTTCCACAACTCACTTAGTTTCAATTCACTTCGTTCCTTCTCAAGGTCTGTTAAGTTATTGTCCGTCCTGAATCTTCAAGACAGTTCTATTGAGAGTCTACCAAATGATGTGTTTGATTTGTTTAATTTACGTTTTCTGGGTCTTAGACGAACAAACATTACATATATCTCGAGATCGATTGGAAGGCTTCAAAATTTGCTAGTGCTGGATGCTTGGAAAAGCAAAATTATGATTCTACCAGAGGAAATTATAAGGCTGTCTAAGTTGACACATCTAATTGTGACTGTGAAACCAGTGATAACTTCTATGAATTTTGTTCCTTCTGTTGGCATACCGGCACCTACTGGTTTATGGTCTTTGGCATGTTTGCAGACATTATTACTGATGGAAGCTAGCTCTGAAATGGTCTTTTACCTTGGTATTCTGGTGAACTTGAGATCATTTCGCATCAGCAAAGTACAAGGCCGCCATTGCAGCAAGCTGTTTTTTGCTATTACCAATATGGTCCATCTTATCCGGCTTGGAATACATGCAAATGATAAACAGGAAGTCCTGCAACTTGAAGCACTGAAACCACCTCCATTGCTGCAGAAGCTTATCTTGCAGGGAACATTAGATAAAGAATCATTGCCTCAGTTTTTCATGTCAATTAGTAAACTGAAAAGCCTCACAATTCTACGGCTTGTCTGGTCAAAACTCGACGAAGAAGACTTCTATTATCTTGAGGAATTACAGCAGCTAGTAAAGCTTCAGCTTTATGATGCATACAATGGCAAGAGGCTGTTTTTCCAGGCAACCTCGTTTCCAAAGCTCCGAATACTGAAGATCTGGGGAGCTCCTCACCTCAGTCTGATCAAGATAGAAAGTGGGGCAATGTCCAGCTTGGCTGATTTGAAGCTCCTGCTGTGTCCAGAACTGAAGTTATTGCCTCGTGGCATTGAACATGTGGCCACTCTTGAAGAGATGACGTTGGATTCTACAGCAGAAGAACTTGTGGGCAGGGTTAGGAAGAAGAATGAGGCGAAGATTTCTCACGTCAAGAGAGTTTATGTCGGGTTCATCAGAAATGGTGAGCTGGCTGCAGAAAGGATACAGTGA
- the LOC102700556 gene encoding bisdemethoxycurcumin synthase-like codes for MPGAAAAAAAAVVGSRRCTQHAEGHAAVLAIGTANPANIVLQADFADHHFGLSNCDHLTELKDKMKRICHKSAIEKRYFHLDDELLRAHPEFIDKNLPSLDARVGIVATEVPKLAESAARKAITEWGRSANDITHLIFSTYSGCCAPSADLQLASLLGLHPSVSRTILNLHGCSGGGRALQLAKELAENNQSSRILVACSELTLICFSGPDQSNIVSHGLFGDGASAVIVGAGPLDSSERPLFEMVAASQTTIPGTGHAFGMQVASGGIDFHLSIQVPMLITQNIQQCLLDAFHSIGKVDPNWNDLFWAVHPGGRAILDNIEGVLKLQPWKLDASRHVLSEYGNMSGATIAFVLDELRRRLDKEENKKHDPEWGIMLAFGPGITIETMVLRAPVPCGLKEN; via the exons ATGCccggagcagccgccgccgccgccgccgccgtggtgggCAGCCGCCGGTGCACGCAGCACGCAGAAggccacgccgccgtcctcgccatCGGCACCGCGAACCCGGCGAACATTGTCCTCCAGGCCGATTTCGCCGACCACCACTTCGGTCTAAGCAACTGCGACCACCTTACCGAGCTCAAGGACAAGATGAAGAGGATAT GTCACAAATCCGCTATAGAGAAACGCTACTTCCACCTTGATGACGAGCTCCTTCGTGCCCACCCAGAGTTCATCGACAAAAACCTTCCTTCCCTTGATGCTCGTGTAGGCATTGTCGCCACTGAAGTCCCTAAGCTCGCTGAGTCTGCTGCACGAAAGGCTATCACTGAGTGGGGCCGTTCAGCCAACGACATCACCCACCTTATCTTTAGCACCTACTCTGGTTGTTGTGCTCCTAGCGCAGACCTCCAATTAGCATCACTTCTTGGCCTACACCCTTCTGTCTCTCGTACCATCCTCAATCTCCATGGATGCTCTGGAGGGGGCAGGGCACTCCAACTTGCTAAGGAGCTAGCAGAGAACAATCAAAGCTCACGCATCCTTGTTGCTTGCTCTGAGCTAACACTGATATGCTTCTCAGGCCCTGATCAGAGCAACATTGTTAGCCATGGGCTATTCGGAGATGGTGCTAGTGCCGTCATTGTCGGTGCTGGCCCCTTGGATAGCAGTGAGCGCCCACTATTCGAGATGGTCGCTGCCTCACAGACGACGATTCCAGGAACTGGGCATGCGTTTGGCATGCAGGTAGCTAGTGGTGGCATAGACTTCCACCTCTCTATCCAGGTGCCGATGCTAATCACACAAAACATCCAGCAGTGCTTGCTCGATGCATTCCATTCAATTGGAAAAGTGGATCCTAACTGGAATGACCTCTTCTGGGCGGTTCACCCGGGCGGCCGTGCGATATTGGATAACATAGAGGGTGTGCTCAAGCTGCAACCATGGAAGCTAGATGCTAGCCGTCATGTGCTGAGCGAGTATGGAAACATGAGTGGTGCCACAATTGCGTTCGTGCTCGATGAGCTGCGTCGTCGCCTAGACAAGGAAGAAAATAAGAAGCATGACCCTGAGTGGGGTATCATGCTAGCCTTTGGGCCAGGAATCACAATTGAGACAATGGTACTTCGTGCTCCAGTTCCATGTGGTCTCAAGGAAAATTAA
- the LOC102714771 gene encoding probable WRKY transcription factor 27, whose product MTAAGGECSFPLPLWSLYACEDGYRWRKYGQKAVKNSSYPRSYYRCTAPWCGVKKRVERSQQDASMVITTYEGQHTHPSPVSYHVHRHHAAGLMAAAGFATPPPPLLRFCMPRRRRPRLPRGDDEPTADELRRAQHTVRRPADDDDEPTADELRRAQHTVRRPADDDDEPTADELRRAQHTVRRPADDDDEPTADELRRAQHTVRRPADDDDEPTADELRRAQHTVRRPADDDDASSSICYEWRTRSKEHY is encoded by the exons ATGACGGCGGCAGGCGGTGAGTGCTCGTTTCCTCTTCCCCTCTGGTCTCTCTATGCATGCGAGGACGGCTACCGGTGGCGCAAGTACGGCCAGAAAGCCGTAAAGAACAGCTCCTATCCAAG GAGCTACTATCGGTGCACGGCGCCGTGGTGCGGTGTGAAGAAGCGGGTGGAGCGGTCGCAGCAGGACGCGTCCATGGTGATCACCACGTACGAGGGGCAGCACACGCACCCGAGCCCCGTGAGCTACCACGTGCACAGGCACCACGCAGCGGGgctcatggccgccgccgggttcgccacgccgccgccgccgcttcttcGGTTCTGCATGCCCCGAAGACGACGGCCTCGCCTCCCGCGTGGCGACGATGAACCAACAGCAGATGAGCTACGACGTGCCCAGCATACAGTACGCCgccccgccgacgacgacgatgaacCAACAGCAGATGAGCTACGACGTGCCCAGCATACAGTACGCCgccccgccgacgacgacgatgaacCAACAGCAGATGAGCTACGACGTGCCCAGCATACAGTACGCCgccccgccgacgacgacgatgaacCAACAGCAGATGAGCTACGACGTGCCCAGCATACAGTACGCCgccccgccgacgacgacgatgaacCAACAGCAGATGAGCTACGACGTGCCCAGCATACAGTACGCCgccccgccgacgacgacgatgcctCCTCCTCTATTTGCTATGAGTGGAGGACGAGAAGCAAGGAGCATTAttga
- the LOC102700270 gene encoding uncharacterized protein LOC102700270, whose amino-acid sequence MDGFPFPPPFDGAYGGGFPSSSAWLDASGGDESSPGSWDKDVYPRGGFMSYFRNHAQNSHLVGAPIYIADASSPPVLEILQRNDDGNGNGNSIQLTLHVEQIKGGGQYWGEVVESYNKTTPPLRKRNLKQCKDRWHKINRWTDLFECAYVKARRAFTSGYSNQMWIDAAHKFYVDDNKEAKLGPFVLMEVWKICREVSKWKTYNENLRNSRKRKSFHLEGDSEEADDTFDEMPKRPMGQKAAKKASLDAKIKSNGSGGSDDGHSKKSPIQLDKFDRYSKFQEENNDKCMKLLDRQEKISSEKLEATKIAHLTAQEYKEGKKLEKESKMMETYNSLISQDTSSMSAEEKAQRVSMTKCLMKTLFPESN is encoded by the exons ATGGATGGATTTCCCTTCCCTCCGCCTTTTGATGGAGCCTACGGAGGTGGATTCCCCAGCTCTTCAGCTTGGTTGGATGCGTCCGGTGGTGATGAATCTTCTCCTGGATCATG GGATAAAGATGTATATCCACGTGGTGGTTTCATGAGCTATTTTAGAAATCATGCACAAAACTCTCATTTAGTTGGTGCGCCTATTTACATTGCTGATGCTAGTTCACCACCAGTGCTGGAAATTTTACAACGCAATGATGATGGaaatggcaatggcaat AGCATTCAACTGACTCTACATGTGGAGCAGATAAAGGGAGGTGGCCAATATtggggtgaagttgttgaatcGTACAACAAGACTACCCCACCTCTCAGAAAAAGAAATCTGAAGCAATGCAAGGATAGATGGCACAAGATTAATAGGTGGACGGATCTCTTTGAGTGTGCTTATGTAAAGGCTCGTAGAGCTTTTACAAGTGGATATTCTAATCAAATGTGGATTGATGCAGCACACAAGTTTTATGTGGATGACAATAAAGAGGCAAAGCTAGGACCCTTTGTGCTGATGGAGGTTTGGAAAATATGCCGAGAAGTGTCAAAGTGGAAAACATACAATGAAAACCTGAGGAATTCACGTAAAAGGAAATCATTTCACTTGGAAGGAGACTCTGAGGAAGCTGATGACACTTTTGATGAGATGCCAAAGCGACCAATGGGTCAGAAGGCCGCTAAAAAGGCATCTCTAGATGCAAAAATCAAGTCAAATGGTTCAGGTGGCAGTGATGATGGTCACTCAAAAAAGTCTCCTATTCAGTTAGACAAATTTGATAGATATAGTAAATTCCAGGAGGAAAACAATGACAAGTGCATGAAACTATTGGATAGACAAGAAAAGATATCTTCTGAGAAGCTAGAGGCCACAAAAATTGCCCACCTTACAGCACAAGAGTACAAAGAAGGAAAGAAGCTTGAGAAAGAGTCAAAGATGATGGAGACTTATAACAGCCTCATCTCACAAGATACAAGTTCAATGTCTGCTGAGGAAAAGGCGCAGCGAGTTAGTATGACGAAGTGTCTTATGAAAACTCTTTTCCCTGAATCTAATTGA